CAATTGCAATTTCATTATAGCTAACTAATCCTATAGACTGAATATTGCATACAATTGTGCTTAGATGCTCAGGCAGCATTGCACAAACATGGACACAATGCAAGGAATTGTGCACTTTTGCATTTCCCGCGATAGCGGGAATGATTGAAGGAACAGTCGGGCCAATGTTTCATCTTCGAAAACACGTTCTTCAAGTCGCAGCATCTAGAAAACATATGCTAAGGATTTTGCAGAAATGAGCAAGAAAGGAAACCATACATGAATTTGAAACATAACAAATGCTGTTTCTTGTACATATCTAGATTACTATTCCTGGCATACTAACATCACTTCCTTTCCTTTGAGCAAAGCACTGGAGATGCACCACAACATTTCATTGACAAATGAAATGAACTATACAtgcagaaaagagagagaagaaaaaagagaggaaaagaaggggGATGTAAAAATTCCAAACCCAAGCAACCAATAAAGCAAACCCAACCAACACATCTATACTGTCTAAAGAAAAGCAGCACATGCCGACATTTCCAAATTCATGCATGATAGTTATTAAAAGAAAGACATGTATCACCAACATGCTAACACGAGTGTAGTGGACGTACACTAAATGCTCTATATTTTTCATCAAAGGATGTCCCGGATATCAATTTTGGCTGAAACTGACCATGACTATCTTTTTATGAATGTAGTACTCCACTTCGCGGTTAGGTGCAACAGCAATGACGGTTGACGAGAGTCTCTTTTCCTTCTATAGGTTTGTGAATAAATGAGGAGCATacgagtgacatctagcaatgctCGCAGGTAGCAAAGTAATGACTGTGGCTTTAGTCAGATACAGACACTTTGATTCAGTGGATGGAAAGCATCAGCTAGTCGCTAAGCAAAATTTATTGACTCAGAGtagggagggaaaaaaaaaaaacaagcacGACTTCCCTGACACTCTGGTTCAATCGACAGAACATTGTAGAATTATATTGCATAGCACATTGCGATCTCAAATGAAACCAACCGCACTTAGTGCACAATCCAATAGTATTAGTTATGTAAAAAGAAGGCAAAAAAGATTTCTTTGTGAGTGCTTGGATACCAAGCTACTACATCATCTACCATGGGATTGAGTCGAAAATATGTTTTAAAATTCCGAATCAACTGAGTGAAGGGAAAGCTAAAAAAGATTATGGCGGTTGATTCCATGGCTTTGGATGAGGAATGCGACGAGAGGTTCATAACTTGAGTTTGTCATGACCTGAGATCTATCAATAGTAAACACATGGCAATGGAAGTGGATTACACTGTTATCTAGGTCCACAGGACATGAGAAAATAAATCTTCATTATGAAACGAGAGCTACCTGTGACCTATCCATAATAAATACTTTCTTGGAAACAAAGGTGTGTATTAAGTGGATCGAATGgtcatgatgattttttttttcccgagGTTATCTGGAAATGCATTGTTGATGGATGAAACATGGAAAATTAAAAGAAAACCTGCTCTAGTGTGGAATCAAATGTCCTGCTGTACTACAAGAGTTTTCTCTGGACTCTCAAGATATTGTGGAACCATGAGGTACAAGAGGCAAAAAGAGAAAAGATGACTTGCATTTaacaattttaaataatttttgtaataCGCCAGGTTCCGAAGAAGATGAAAGAGATTTATAGTTTCACTAGGATGGACAGAGACAGAAGatgcatattaaattatatattcaTAGAGGATGATAAAATTTTGGTGAAAGATTGGGTGATTAGACAAAACAGAACTTGTATTCCAGAAAATTATCAGACAAGAACTTACTAAGGAATTTGTTAAAGATACAcaacaagaaaaattttgaagcagTCTTTTATTCAGTTACAAAAATTGATTCGTACTCTCAAGATTTTTTGAAGTGTCCATATTTTTGGATACTTGGAATAACATTGCATCTAAGTGGCTTCCCCGCTCAACAAGTGTCGAGCTCTGGACTGTCCACagaggatatatttttttttcttgtgataCAATATGGCTGGACGGACGCTCCAAAGTTGCGATGAAATTTGGCAAAAGTGCCGACACTTGCCACTTTTTTTAAAGGGCACGAACAAGTCcgcgtacatacatacatgcgtATATATTGGCTGTTATAATATGTCATGTTCCCATCCAAACAATACCAGTCTCAAATCTTAATTTCATTTGGATGCAATTGGATTAGGTAAGTTTGAGGTCCATATATACCTAGCCCATCCAGGGATTAGGTCCTAATTCAGGAACGATACCTAGTTTGTGGGTTTTAGGATTGCATCTAGTGGTAGTAAAGAGACGTAGAACTCATTTGAATCTAACGCACTTTTGAGTAAACGAGTCTAACCCACCTGCCCCGGAATCGTGGAAATGTCTAACTAGGTACAAGTGTCACCCTTGAATCAGTAACATGCCAACATAATAATCTTTATTGTTGTTAATACACTTATTGGATTTATTTCTCCATTGAATCAGAGGTATCCATCAATTATCCTTTTATTCTAAATTATTGACTTGCGTTTCACCAATGGAACAACATACGACTCATGAGGCCTGAGCGAAGGTGGCAGAAGAAATTTGAATTCATATGCTCAGCTGGGGTGGGCTAATGCCTTTGTCCTTGGCTAACCCAGCCCAAAACAATCATAATTGTATGCCTATAATTGATTCAGGCAAAACTAACTGTTCCAGGCGAGACACATGTAGCTTTCCGTATCTGCATCGATGCATGCTGTCCCTTAAATGCAGATTATCAGCGGCCAACCTCTTTCTTAATGGATGGCTTTGAATGCCCACTCCAGTTGGTGGTGGCCGTCGGCGACAGCAAAAAGATCACAAGATTCGCAGCGATTGCAAACTTTTCtgccttttttttggggggggggcagTTGCCCAACATTTTCTTTGGATGGATTCTACCAACCAATTCTCACAAGGAAGGCCTATTACCATATGCATATTTGTCATAATAGTGCATGAGTTCAAACTTTAAAGTCCAGTTTAACCACAAAAACATAGGGTGATGATTAATGAGGACTCAAGTTTTGATAATTCAGTCACATCAAAGCCTACTAAtattcttacaaaaaaaaaagaagcctacCTAATAACGTTATTCATCGAATAGCCATGTCACACCTTCAATCGGCTCCCACCTCcgtcgccccccccccccccccccaaaacgtTCGCACTAATCGGTAAGCTGATCATGATTCATTAAGTCGCCCCACCAAACATTAACACCTACACAGGGGGGGCCTAAACCCCATACTCCTCCTGTCCTCAGCATTATTTGCCTTTAAAATACATTTCTTGTTCCACTCTCTTTATTTTCCTAACAGTGAGAGAGGGAGGAAATGAGATGGACCATTATGAACCTCCTATTACTCCCATTGATGATGTTCTGGTTACTACCACCACCCAAGAATGCCGCCACCGCGGAAGTGCCGGCGATCATAGTGTTCGGTGACTCGACGGTCGACACGGGGAACAACAACCGGATCTCGGCACTTCTCAAGAGCAACTTCAGACCCTATGGGCGTGATTTCATGGGTGGGAAGCCCACCGGGCGGTTCAGCAATGGCCGGCTGGCGACCGACTTCTACTCGGAGTTTTACGGCCTTGGTCCCTTCGTGCCAGCTTATCTTGATCCCAAGTATGGGATAGAGGATTTTGCCACCAGAGTTTGCTTCGCATCTGCTGGCTCTGGGCTGGACAATGCTACGGCCAACGTTCTGGTAACTCATCATTCTATTCAAGACCAGTTGGCCTGAATACAATTCATATTCTAAGATGATAGATGGTTGTTcattatttttcttgatgatttaaTCTACAAACCTAAGGTAATTAACAGTCTCATCATGTTGACATATATGTCCGGCATAAACAAATGCATGCAGAGAATCCATATATGCCAGTATAGTAGTTAAGCTTCCGAGCAACAGGATTAATGAATATTTAGCattcaaatatatataattttcttctAATCGCCAGCACTTAAGCCTTGGGTGTCGCACTTACAGCCAGtgatctctcttctttcttttctgatACAAGTCTGTGATACCCTTGCGGATGCAAGTCCAGTACTACAAAGAGTATCAGACTAGACTGAAGAGCTATCTCGGAGAGGAGAAGGCCAAGCATACGTTGAGGGAGGCCGCGTATGTCATTAGCATCGGGACTAACGATTTTATCGAGAATTACTTTGCCTACACCACGGATCGATACATGCAATTCACCGTCGGTGAGTATGTGGACTTCCTCGCGGGTCTCGCCCGTGACTTCTTCGAAGAACTTTACGCTTTGGGGGCCCGAAAGATTGGCTTCACAGGACTGGGTCCGATAGGGTGTGTGCCCTTGGAACGGAGCCTGAACTTTATAACCACGGCCGGTTCATGCATGGAAGAGTACAACGAGGTGGCAAGAGACTTCAATGCAAAGCTGCAAGCCGTCATTGATGAGTTGTGTGCCACTCTGCCGGGCATCCAACTGAAATTAGCCCCCGTGTATGACTTCTTTGTTTACGTCTTGCAAAATGGATTTCTATATGGTAAGTTCCTCTCCACAATTTAGTCTTTAATTTGGTtatgaaatatttaatattaacaaCTTACCGTGACGTTTTGGTTGATTGATGAGATGGGTCCATCCCGGTCATGTTAGATGGGAAGCACTAACCTTAACTATGGATATATTCCCCTTAGATGGGCCAGGATTTCACTGTTTTTTTATTCTAGTCCTGATGTGCAATATAGATCCTCTTAATGTCCGACAAGAAATCAAAAGCTAGCTTGCTGTGACAGGGGATAGGTGTCGGACATCAAAGCCATTGCTTCATTGCCCTGGAACAGTCGACCGCTCCACCTTCCGTTGCATGTTACCTCCCATGTTGTTTCTAAGGAGAATTGCAAAAGCTATTTATTGATCAACCATAGTTACATATACTTTTTGAGAAAAATTAAATCAGTTCTTCATTGCTTCATTTCGATGAGATTATAAAACTAGAACTACAATGTCCATAATTAACTACATTTATATTTAGTCAATGAGTTATAAAATTAATTCAGCAAGCCAAACCACATATGGTATATGGGGCTGAAAAAAGATCGGATAGCTTATCAATCTATAATCTCTGCTGGATCTTGATCCAGCCGATTTGAGTAACAAATAATTCAGCAAGCCAACTATACCTGGAGTGGTGTACCATGTTTGACAAAATAGCCATGGTAATTATAGATAAGCTACACCAGATAGAAATTGGACCCTTGTTTTCAGCCTATGTTTAACAATACAAATTAAGGTACACTATTTAAGAGGAGCAAATGAATTTTACCAATTAATGTTGATGATCATGCTTAGATCAAATAAACCAATAGGGCAACTGAACTGGGTTTGAACCATGTTTAATTGAATTCTTACACAAACCAGGTCTCAACTTCTCATATCGGTCTAACTCCCGATATGATAGGGTAACTGTTTTGTTACTCCAAATTTGCTTTCTGTAGGATCTACCAGATTTGAAACAGCACGAGTAAATAAACAAGTAGACCAGCAGATCCAAGTGATAATATTTCTGGCTAAAATAAGCATcgataatgggttagctttgatcctaacctttttttctctctctctctctctctttttcacttGGAGGGTTTGAGAACGTCGAGTTCGGATGCTGTGCCACTGGAACGATCGAGGTGGGATACACATGCAATGAATTGAGCCCATTCACGTGTCCAGATGCAAGCAAATACGTATTCTGGGACGCCGTCCACCCAACTGAGAAGGCGGGCCAGATCATTGCTGCGTACTTGTTCAACACCACAGTCGGACAATTCCAATGAATCAAAAAATAGCTACTTTTCAAGACATTTACCCATGAAGAACGTTGACGTTTTTTTCTGTttgtcttttcctttttcttctttagaTTCATATTCAATTGGCTTCATATATATTTAGTGATTATGTCACATGTAAGTTTCTATACTCACAGCCTGCTCAACTTTGTTACTAAATCTTGTTGAATTTGATTTGGCTTTATGGAACCTGCAATCTTCTGCAAGAAATTTGATTAAGAAAAACATCAAGACCTTTCAATATTCCAGATGAATTCTTTTTCTTTGCACCCAAGAAAAGACCATTGCGTATATcctacaaagatgaacaaggttttagatttgatatttgaacaatgaATGCTTGAAGTCATTCTTTCCCCTTCCTTCCATCAAGGCCCTAGGGTTATATGCCGGCGTATATATAATTGTATGATAAACCCTACAGGAATGGAATTGACAACTTACACTTCATGTAGGAGAGTAAACAAGAGCACTGACTATCATCGGAGCTCCCCAATTTTTTTGACAATTTCTACTATTGTTTATGTTGTGCAATGCTGGATTTGAGGTAAATTTTCTTACCAAATTCtggaaaatcaaatttgaaccatTTGATGAGGTCTTATGCTtctgtttaaattttttttttttaaaaaaaaaaaaaaaccttaacGTAGAGTTGACTTAAGATGGAAAAGATATCATCATGAAGGAACAGTACTTTAATGTGTGATTGGATAACTAGCAACACAATACccaatattcatcaaaaaaatctATATCCTGACCCCCTCCATCCACCAccaccaaaaaaggaaaaaaaaaaaaagaagaagaagaagaagaaaagaaaacagaCACAGATAGCCCCCCCACCACCCAAACAAAAAAGAACAAAGAAGCAAGCACCGAGTATGAAATATATAAGTTTAAAATCAAGGAAATAAAATCAACCTTTTCCTCATGCAACAATTAAACTGCTATGTGGATATTCTGATTACCAAATGACATATAGAAGGTTTTTGGGCATTAACAAGATCCCATAACAAGTAAATACTTTAATTCATGAAGCAGTTTCTTCATAAACTTGTGGCTGGAGATGGATCCAAAAAATATTTGCAAATCACCTATAAATGAATGTAGGCCCAGCATACCTCTAGAAACAATAATACTTGGCGACTCTAAACAATAATAACAATTCCACAGCTATCTAGGAAATGAATTGAGAGACATTAAAAACCAGATatcttaatatataatatatatgcacAACACCGTCCATTTCACCCAAAACGAGACAACATACCGAACCTTCTATTTTTATTACATTAAGATCATATAAACCAGTATTATTAGTTAGCTGCTGTTCATTCCATCTGCTAGTATTCTCTATTTGACAGCTGAAATTCAAATAGCAAGTTCAGAAACttcacgcatatatatatatacatactacAAATATGTCAATCTGTTCAAAGTCGATTTCAAGAGTTGTTCCAGTCACATCTCCATCATTTCTATCATAACTATATCCATCTTCACATTTCAAAGACAAACTTGTATCTCTCTTTTACTCTCTTATCTGTCCTTCCAAAGTCCAAATGCTCTCTTTACTCATCCATTCTCCATCAGATTTGATTTACCTTATCAGAATAATACCAGATATGCGTGCCGTGTAACTCATATGACGAGATTCAACAGCCCTTACGTAAATTCGGGACTGCATTGCCTCCTTCCTTTCGTCCCACCTCTTTGTCCTCCAGTTCCTCGTCAAACTTCTCATCTTCGTCATCGCAGCGACCGTGTCCCATCGCCGCTGCAATCGAGATTTGCCgggaatttgatttggtttagtaGAGGTGGTGGTGCAAATAACTAAAGGTGACCGTCAGAACTCCCTCTTATTTCTTAAAACAGAATAAAAATAAACGGGTTTGAAAGTGGATCCTTCTAAGCAGCATCTTTCTGCAAGTTCTTAAATACTAGACGAATTAAATACACAAATTCGCAGGATCTTTTTGAAACCTCGACGTGCCACTGAGGATTATATGTTCTATGTGGCAATGCTGGAAGAAAAAAGCTTAATACGAGAGACGTGCTGGAGAGAAAACTTGGAAAGAATATTGGTGAATGCTCCTTTTTTGCCAACAAGCCCCAGAAACAGTAGatcatctttcttttttcaaATTGCTGCTGCTTCTCTTCCATATGGAAAGCTATGTGTGCCTCTCTTGGAGTGCTCCTCCTCAGTCTAGTTTTGAATTCCTACGCCTGGATTGGAGAGGCAAAAACTTTCAAAACTCTACCCAGCCAGTGATGCTCATCTTATTCGCAGCTATGACATGGATTTATTGGTGAGAGAGAAATGCAAGGATATTTCTGAACAAGCACTCATTGGCTGCAACTGTTGCCTCAGCAGGCCTGCAACTTTTCAACGATTAGTCTCTCTCTGTGATCAGAAGTTTCTCCCACACTCTGggcaaatctaattaaaaataaaaaccatTTCATGTCTGCTGTCAAGCAATTAAAATATTCAGTTGCAAGGACTGAACTCAAGCCTCATGCTGCACTCAAGCGATCATTTTTACCTGTGAGTTCCATTTTCAGTTGCTACGGATCAATGAATCTCTTGAAGCTGCTGTCTGTTGTATCAATCCTTAATCCCTGGTTCGCTCAGATTGTATTGGAATTTGCCTCAGATGCTGCTGATTAAGAAAGACACAGAAACAGAAATTGGTCCTGGCTACCTCactgatccttttttttttccatgtcaGAGAAGAAGCAGAATTCTGCTATTTTCAGGGGACCATTGTGCCCGCATAGAGCTCTGTCAGGTTGACTCGGTCAACAGAGCAGTCTCCTCTTTTCATTTTCGCCCATGATTTTGGTGGGGGCGGTTAAGAAACCCCCCCCATACGCGGGCCTCTCTTTTGGCAATACAGCGGGATTTTCACACGGGCCTCTTTTGGCAATGCAGCGGGATTTTCTTTTCCCACACGCGGGCCTCTCTTTTGGCAATGCAGCaggatttatttcttttttttcttctttcaagagaTATTCTTCCTCTCGTTCTGCTAATATAATTCATGAGAGAGAGaatcaaaaggaagagagagattgAAAGCTTCTCTTTGATCTACTATTGATTTTTTACATAGTGAAAATTTTTCGCCTCCACCTGTGGACGTAGGAATATCATTTTGAtctccgaaccacgtaaatctgtgtgttcttcttcttcttccctataTTTTTTTTCGTTCTGTGTTGGAGGTGCGATTCTGGAGTCCGTTCGTGTCAGTGGCATTATTATTTGTGTTTGTGTGCGAATTTATCCCAacaaactggtatcagagcctggttatCAGGTCGCTCGTTCTGTCTGCACACAAGCTCCGTTTGCTACTTTGCAAAGGATTCAAGATGGCTGCGAAGTTCGAAATCGAGAAGTTCTACCGGAATATTAGTTTCGGTATTTGGCAAGTCAAGATGCGCGCGATCTTGACGCAGCAGGGGTTGCAAAAGGCGTTACTTGGAGAGGAAAAGATGCCGGCCACATTATCTGAAGAAGAGAAACAAGAGATGGATGAGAAAGCTCTGACTGCGATTCAGTTGTGCTTGTCGAACGAAGTTCTGCGGGAAGTCATCCATGAGAAGTCAGTGGCTGCTTTGTGGCTCAAGTTAGAGTCGTTGTACATGACAAAGTCCCTCACCAGCAAGCTACATTT
Above is a genomic segment from Elaeis guineensis isolate ETL-2024a chromosome 1, EG11, whole genome shotgun sequence containing:
- the LOC105039089 gene encoding GDSL esterase/lipase At2g04570, which gives rise to MRWTIMNLLLLPLMMFWLLPPPKNAATAEVPAIIVFGDSTVDTGNNNRISALLKSNFRPYGRDFMGGKPTGRFSNGRLATDFYSEFYGLGPFVPAYLDPKYGIEDFATRVCFASAGSGLDNATANVLSVIPLRMQVQYYKEYQTRLKSYLGEEKAKHTLREAAYVISIGTNDFIENYFAYTTDRYMQFTVGEYVDFLAGLARDFFEELYALGARKIGFTGLGPIGCVPLERSLNFITTAGSCMEEYNEVARDFNAKLQAVIDELCATLPGIQLKLAPVYDFFVYVLQNGFLYGFENVEFGCCATGTIEVGYTCNELSPFTCPDASKYVFWDAVHPTEKAGQIIAAYLFNTTVGQFQ